The following proteins are co-located in the Sphingomonas panacis genome:
- a CDS encoding helix-turn-helix domain-containing protein — MRAIRKKRGMTASDIAAALEMPLRTYQEFESGRGPLTHKRLFAFAEATDCDPFALLLGAIFGQADLAIDCADTKFCMIMMMYFEDFARDRGGDIAYLDPPNLAGGFDRLFKDFGALLDDRERFLQNWLANRTGSIALSALRQRMVNRRDRKAGEPRKE, encoded by the coding sequence TTGCGCGCGATCCGCAAGAAGCGCGGCATGACGGCAAGCGACATTGCGGCCGCGCTGGAAATGCCGCTGCGCACCTATCAGGAGTTCGAATCCGGCCGCGGGCCGCTGACCCACAAGCGGCTCTTCGCCTTCGCGGAAGCGACCGATTGCGATCCCTTCGCGCTGCTGCTCGGCGCGATCTTCGGGCAGGCCGACCTCGCGATCGACTGCGCGGATACGAAATTCTGCATGATTATGATGATGTATTTCGAGGATTTCGCCCGCGACCGTGGCGGCGACATCGCCTATCTCGATCCACCCAACCTCGCCGGCGGGTTTGATCGCTTGTTCAAGGATTTTGGCGCCCTGCTCGACGACCGCGAGCGGTTCTTGCAAAACTGGCTGGCCAACCGAACCGGTTCGATCGCGCTGAGCGCTCTTCGTCAGCGCATGGTCAACCGCCGCGACCGGAAGGCGGGAGAGCCGCGCAAGGAGTAG
- a CDS encoding FecR family protein has protein sequence MTGPDQHDENAVEAQAAQWFARLKSLPVSRETLQAFFEWQRDETHAEAFAAVERLWSRAGDLGDRPAIAAVTHAALARKARRRWLGLAWPPHPALAALAVVVLVLLGIGATYWAMRPGANDYATAIGQRSVVALADGSQVTLDTDTRIVTRFDTDERRVVLTHGQAYFTVAHDTARPFRVEADGTEVLATGTQFAVRRDGVGVDVTLVEGSVRVTPRATSPTTLRPGQRLVLRGDTAAVVQGVDTKAATAWRQGRIVLDGWTLARAVAEVNRYTRRPVRLEADRFAEARFSGTFDVGDIDSFVAATTALLPLTAVRGANGSIRLVDRATREKSSQST, from the coding sequence ATGACTGGACCCGATCAGCACGACGAAAACGCCGTCGAGGCACAAGCGGCGCAGTGGTTCGCACGCCTCAAGTCGTTGCCGGTGTCACGCGAGACCCTGCAGGCGTTCTTCGAATGGCAGCGCGACGAAACCCATGCCGAAGCCTTCGCGGCGGTCGAGCGGCTGTGGTCACGCGCCGGTGACCTTGGCGATCGCCCGGCGATCGCCGCCGTCACGCACGCCGCACTGGCACGCAAGGCGCGGCGGCGCTGGCTTGGGCTGGCCTGGCCCCCGCATCCGGCGCTCGCGGCGCTGGCGGTGGTCGTGCTCGTCCTGCTCGGCATCGGTGCGACCTATTGGGCGATGCGCCCCGGCGCGAACGACTATGCGACCGCGATCGGCCAACGCAGCGTCGTCGCGCTCGCGGATGGGTCGCAGGTAACGCTCGACACCGACACGCGGATCGTCACGCGCTTCGACACGGACGAACGCCGCGTCGTGCTCACGCACGGCCAGGCGTATTTCACGGTCGCTCATGACACGGCGCGTCCGTTCCGAGTCGAGGCGGACGGGACGGAGGTGCTCGCCACGGGCACGCAATTCGCGGTGCGGCGGGACGGCGTTGGCGTCGACGTGACGCTGGTCGAGGGCAGCGTGCGGGTCACGCCGCGGGCCACATCGCCGACGACGTTGCGCCCCGGACAGCGGCTGGTGCTGCGCGGCGACACCGCGGCGGTGGTGCAGGGGGTGGATACCAAGGCAGCGACGGCGTGGCGGCAGGGACGGATCGTGCTCGACGGCTGGACGCTGGCGCGCGCGGTGGCCGAGGTGAACCGCTATACGAGGCGGCCGGTGCGGCTCGAGGCGGACCGGTTTGCCGAGGCACGGTTCAGTGGCACGTTCGATGTCGGTGACATCGACAGCTTCGTCGCGGCGACGACGGCGCTGCTGCCGTTGACCGCCGTGCGCGGCGCGAACGGGTCGATCCGCCTGGTCGATCGGGCCACCCGAGAAAAATCCTCGCAATCGACTTAG
- a CDS encoding RNA polymerase sigma factor → MAGYKPKLDQQLGNESWTERGIEDLFRLHAGWLRTFLLRRLRAQPADVEDIVQDTYLRAARQPGTVIVHPKAFLSQTATNLFRDGKRRESVRARHRESVAHAGAGAGSAPPGLLEQEAALELERLIVAMPDAYRDVFALSRFRHMTNAEIAAHLDISVKTVEWRMGKALAFCASRLRD, encoded by the coding sequence TTGGCCGGCTACAAACCGAAACTTGACCAGCAACTGGGAAATGAAAGTTGGACCGAACGAGGTATTGAAGACCTGTTTCGTCTTCATGCCGGCTGGCTTCGCACGTTCCTGCTGCGGCGGCTGCGCGCGCAGCCGGCGGATGTGGAGGACATCGTGCAGGACACCTATCTGCGCGCGGCACGCCAGCCGGGGACGGTGATCGTCCATCCAAAGGCGTTCCTGTCGCAGACCGCGACCAACCTGTTCCGCGACGGAAAACGCCGCGAGTCGGTGCGGGCACGACATCGCGAGTCGGTCGCGCACGCCGGGGCAGGGGCGGGGTCGGCGCCGCCCGGGCTGCTGGAGCAGGAGGCCGCGCTCGAGCTCGAGCGTCTCATCGTGGCGATGCCCGATGCGTATCGAGACGTCTTCGCTTTGAGTCGGTTTCGGCATATGACGAACGCGGAGATTGCCGCGCACCTCGATATCTCGGTGAAGACGGTCGAGTGGCGAATGGGCAAGGCTCTGGCATTTTGCGCGAGCAGGCTACGAGACTAG
- a CDS encoding GntR family transcriptional regulator, with translation MPNRVERARFDDLYALVSDQLGDGRYRPGDRIGLKDLASQLHVSVTPLREILSRLVGRDVVTEHRSEGYYLARLDARDITELYSLHLICLNRALRGDLRITPGAESADIWAVFRRIVDAGGEAIVSDLHRYLDDRLKLVRRCDTALFGDAASAAITLQRVLLEHNLDQAHDQIRAFHEQRIAAAAEIALMFGRGTA, from the coding sequence ATGCCGAACCGGGTGGAGCGCGCACGTTTCGACGATCTTTATGCACTGGTGTCGGACCAGCTTGGCGATGGCCGCTATCGCCCCGGCGACCGCATCGGCCTCAAGGATCTGGCGAGCCAGCTTCATGTCAGCGTGACGCCGCTGCGCGAGATCCTGTCCCGTCTGGTCGGGCGCGACGTGGTGACCGAGCATCGCTCGGAAGGCTATTATCTGGCGCGGCTCGACGCGCGCGACATCACCGAACTCTACAGCCTGCACCTGATATGCTTGAACCGGGCGCTGCGCGGCGATCTGCGGATCACGCCCGGCGCAGAGTCGGCCGACATCTGGGCGGTGTTCCGCAGGATCGTCGACGCGGGCGGAGAGGCGATCGTATCCGACCTCCATCGCTACCTCGACGACCGCCTGAAACTCGTGCGACGCTGCGATACCGCGCTGTTCGGGGATGCCGCATCGGCAGCGATCACGCTCCAGCGGGTACTCCTCGAGCACAACCTCGACCAGGCGCACGATCAGATCCGCGCCTTCCACGAACAACGCATCGCGGCCGCCGCCGAGATCGCGCTGATGTTCGGCCGAGGGACGGCGTGA
- a CDS encoding lasso peptide biosynthesis B2 protein — protein sequence MSPDSDLLDKLALADGVHAVRASDGLVFLDVDRDAYFCLYAPVAADDGGNAMRAAIRAQLIEQNLVADRPAPGAVARPVTRLWREDCGPDPAHVGLRDLGHFLRALVRTAWRFRRSSLAQMIAHAQRCAAPTRHASHANVAARFERLCLWLPFRITCLFRSLLLLHFLRSYGLGADWIFGVSLFPFHAHCWLAHGDLLLAERLGKVEGFATILQIERASA from the coding sequence ATGTCGCCAGACTCAGACCTTCTCGACAAGCTCGCGCTGGCCGACGGCGTCCATGCCGTCCGCGCCTCGGATGGCCTGGTCTTTCTCGATGTCGACCGCGATGCGTATTTCTGCCTGTATGCGCCGGTCGCAGCGGACGACGGCGGCAACGCCATGCGCGCGGCGATCCGCGCCCAGTTGATCGAACAGAATTTGGTCGCCGATCGCCCCGCACCCGGTGCCGTCGCGCGCCCGGTCACCCGGCTTTGGCGCGAAGATTGCGGACCGGACCCGGCGCACGTGGGTCTCCGAGACCTGGGCCATTTCCTGCGCGCACTGGTCCGCACCGCGTGGCGGTTCCGGCGCTCGTCACTGGCGCAGATGATCGCGCACGCGCAACGCTGCGCGGCCCCTACCCGCCACGCCAGCCACGCAAACGTGGCCGCCCGTTTCGAGCGGCTGTGCCTGTGGCTGCCGTTCCGCATTACATGCCTGTTCCGGTCCCTCCTGCTGCTCCACTTCCTGCGTTCCTATGGCCTCGGAGCCGACTGGATCTTCGGCGTGTCTCTGTTCCCGTTCCATGCGCATTGTTGGCTCGCCCACGGCGACCTGCTGCTCGCCGAGCGTCTCGGCAAGGTCGAAGGCTTCGCGACCATCCTCCAGATCGAACGCGCGAGCGCATGA
- a CDS encoding alpha/beta hydrolase family protein, with translation MTSSWFRAALRLALPCLLAVATPLGARPYSVDDMLMTEAFGRIETSPGGRWLVFERLVPFETAARFDLDAMDVLRSRLYVVDLAHPAEARPLLAPEQRAGMIMLGFSPDGTRLAIGRLDGPRWTLGVVTLTSGAIRWFAVAPDTSEFRPTLAWVSNTQVVMLAQAGDTPPWVLRRDTEDRAEVGRLWAQAQAGRVPTVTAIGSGRDSTVTPPAPPVRLVRLDVTTGATRLLAQGDFETLRLSPDRRHVALTEQAEVIPVTTTAPIRQSDDLRRRRLRIVDLTDGHIWSPCAACDLPFDPPVWSPRGDRLLFFARHAAQTWAAGRPWVADPGSRQVTPVALSGVRPEVIMRRGAYDAVGLGWLGKRPLLFGRNAAPGARADWYALDASGATILTANVAAPTATLAAGTAPIMLASGAAWRLGARKARPLLAGMDGVAAFATVAERPGQSATLLGWRQSGGGIVIDGPSGGTRRFAAHADSAVRPVAASVRNGLVVNEIEANGVAHLAIVPSSGRTLTVATINARLAGVSARAPVPVRHRLPDGNTVTSWLYLPEPGAATTKPPLIVIPYAGTVYGDTPPALWNPGVGRTYTNVPALVGHGYAVLLPSMPALTATDHGSFDVAGQVLSGVDAVIARGEADPTRLGLWGHSYGGYTGATIATETDRFKAIIVSSGIYDMTSFQGTFAPTARRSPGYGLGILPWAGWTETGQPGLGATPWSNPARYVANSPIYHADRITTPLLIMADDRDFTPLQQGEQLFSALYRQGKDAQLVSYWGENHVLMSPANVRDAYARAFAWFDRHFAGAGTPGR, from the coding sequence ATGACATCGTCCTGGTTCCGCGCAGCGCTGCGGCTTGCGCTGCCGTGTCTGCTGGCGGTCGCGACGCCGCTTGGTGCGCGCCCGTACAGCGTCGACGACATGCTGATGACCGAGGCCTTCGGCAGGATCGAGACGTCGCCCGGCGGGCGTTGGCTGGTGTTCGAACGGCTGGTGCCGTTCGAGACCGCCGCGCGGTTCGATCTCGACGCGATGGATGTGCTGCGGTCGCGCTTGTATGTCGTCGACCTCGCGCATCCGGCCGAGGCGAGGCCATTGCTGGCGCCCGAGCAGCGCGCCGGCATGATCATGCTCGGCTTTTCGCCGGACGGGACGCGGCTGGCGATCGGACGGCTCGACGGACCGCGCTGGACGCTGGGCGTGGTCACACTGACGAGCGGCGCGATCCGCTGGTTCGCGGTCGCGCCGGATACTTCCGAGTTCCGGCCGACGCTCGCCTGGGTTTCCAACACGCAGGTGGTGATGCTGGCGCAAGCCGGCGACACGCCGCCCTGGGTGTTGCGGCGTGACACCGAGGACCGTGCCGAGGTTGGGCGATTGTGGGCGCAGGCGCAGGCCGGGCGGGTGCCGACCGTCACCGCGATCGGCAGCGGACGCGATAGCACGGTCACGCCGCCGGCACCGCCGGTTCGGCTGGTCCGCCTCGATGTGACGACCGGCGCGACGAGGCTGCTCGCGCAAGGCGATTTCGAAACGCTGCGGCTGTCGCCCGACCGACGTCACGTCGCGCTGACCGAGCAAGCCGAGGTCATCCCCGTCACCACTACAGCACCGATCCGGCAGTCCGACGATCTCAGGCGGCGCAGGTTGCGCATCGTCGATCTCACCGATGGACACATCTGGTCACCGTGCGCGGCGTGCGACCTGCCGTTCGATCCGCCAGTCTGGTCGCCACGCGGTGACCGGCTGCTGTTCTTCGCCCGACACGCCGCGCAGACCTGGGCTGCTGGCCGACCTTGGGTCGCGGATCCTGGATCACGCCAGGTGACGCCGGTCGCGCTTTCGGGCGTCCGCCCCGAGGTGATCATGCGCCGCGGTGCCTATGATGCGGTCGGGCTGGGCTGGCTCGGCAAGCGGCCACTGCTGTTCGGCCGCAACGCGGCACCAGGCGCGCGCGCCGACTGGTATGCGCTCGACGCGTCGGGCGCGACCATCCTGACGGCGAACGTCGCCGCGCCGACGGCGACGCTGGCGGCGGGTACGGCCCCGATCATGCTGGCGTCGGGCGCGGCGTGGCGGCTGGGTGCGCGCAAGGCGCGGCCGCTGCTAGCGGGAATGGATGGCGTCGCGGCATTCGCGACCGTCGCGGAGCGGCCCGGGCAGAGTGCGACGCTGCTGGGCTGGCGGCAATCCGGCGGCGGTATCGTGATCGACGGACCGAGTGGCGGCACGCGCCGGTTCGCGGCGCACGCCGACAGCGCGGTGCGGCCAGTGGCGGCCAGCGTCCGGAACGGCCTGGTCGTGAACGAGATCGAGGCCAATGGCGTCGCGCATCTCGCCATCGTGCCGAGCAGCGGGCGGACGCTAACCGTGGCGACGATCAACGCGCGGCTGGCCGGTGTGTCGGCGCGCGCGCCGGTGCCGGTCCGCCATCGGCTGCCCGACGGCAACACGGTGACGAGCTGGCTGTATTTGCCCGAGCCTGGCGCCGCGACAACGAAGCCGCCGCTGATCGTCATCCCCTATGCCGGCACGGTGTATGGCGACACGCCGCCGGCGTTGTGGAACCCGGGAGTCGGGCGCACCTACACCAATGTGCCCGCGCTGGTCGGGCACGGCTATGCGGTATTGCTGCCAAGCATGCCGGCGCTCACCGCCACCGATCATGGCTCGTTCGATGTCGCAGGCCAGGTGCTCTCGGGGGTCGATGCGGTGATCGCGCGCGGTGAGGCCGACCCGACCCGGCTCGGCCTGTGGGGGCATAGCTATGGCGGCTATACCGGCGCGACGATCGCCACCGAGACCGACCGGTTCAAGGCGATCATCGTGTCGAGCGGGATCTACGATATGACCAGCTTCCAGGGGACGTTTGCGCCGACCGCGCGGCGGTCGCCGGGCTATGGGCTCGGGATCCTGCCCTGGGCGGGCTGGACCGAGACCGGGCAACCGGGCCTCGGCGCGACACCGTGGAGCAACCCGGCGCGCTATGTCGCGAACAGCCCGATCTATCACGCCGACCGGATCACCACGCCGCTGCTGATCATGGCCGATGACCGGGACTTCACGCCGTTGCAGCAGGGCGAGCAATTGTTCTCCGCGCTCTACCGGCAAGGCAAGGACGCCCAACTGGTCAGCTATTGGGGCGAGAATCATGTGCTGATGAGCCCGGCCAATGTCCGCGACGCTTATGCCCGCGCGTTTGCCTGGTTCGATCGCCATTTCGCAGGCGCGGGTACGCCAGGGCGCTGA
- a CDS encoding TonB-dependent receptor, whose amino-acid sequence MTGLQARRWNALRGGYAIGLVLAALPSAVQAKPAPAVFNFRIAAGSLQHALVTFASVTGEQLLYSTALVAGRRAPELEARLSADQALHRLLDGTGLVAQRVGPRMIVLRPPSAAERGPAETAANAGAMVMSPSGGGMAAAQPEQGPRTTPQSAQDDEPARDDIIVTGTHLRGGAAGSPPVERLTRDDLDRRGFATVAQALQALPGNFGGMANEQSALAFADTSGSNGGFATGVNLRGLGAGATLVLVNGQRLGGSGTKGAFADVTSIPTGALDRVEVLMDGASAIYGSDAVGGVVNILLKRHFKGAETRVRFGSVTRGGKRDVQIDQTLGKQWSTGGVMLSYEYDQSGRLASADRAFARSTDSRSLGGTDHRYVYSLPGNVLGIDPATGALGVAYAIPSGQDGTALTRADFVAGKTNLQNARIDTDLIPRQVRHSLYATLDQDVGAGVHVTADARYAHRAFDARLPGSAAIVQVTAANPYFVSPTGARSDLIAYSLAPELGPIDTHGYAEALATSLGLDADLGAGWKLRGYAAFAQEREFNESRNLVNTAALAEATGSIPDNPATPFSTARDGFFNPYGTGQSNSAAILDFVGDGYSRSRTRSQVLTAHVDADGSLFSVPGGTVRLALGGDVRRETFRRSGESLLSTALPVATASVAASRLIEAGFVEAQVPIVGPGNAMPLLRRLDVSLAVRVEQYDDFGTTTNPKVGVAWVPISGVTLRSSFGTSFRAPNLRELRDPEQYSVTTLTRGGASVPVIQLSGGNPGLRPEKAQSWTAGFDIDPAAIPHFHLNATWFSTVFKQRVATPASANFANALSDPTLAPFVQLVSPNSSAADLARVTGLLGDPAFTGGNSFPPASIAAIVDTRYVNTGKVEVSGIDLTASYTLPIGANQVTLSGNGSYLLHYREQVTPTATSVDRINRVGQPVDLRGRLSVGWSRGPLNALLGLNYVAPYHDLLGNPIHAWKTLDLQLGYRAPEDSGALEGLAIALSAQNLLEQAPPFYDSPVGVGYDAANADALGRYLAIQLTKRW is encoded by the coding sequence ATGACAGGACTTCAAGCGCGGCGGTGGAACGCGCTGCGCGGCGGATATGCGATCGGGCTGGTGCTGGCGGCACTGCCATCGGCTGTGCAGGCGAAGCCGGCACCGGCGGTGTTCAACTTCAGGATCGCGGCGGGATCGTTGCAACACGCGCTGGTCACGTTCGCGTCGGTGACGGGCGAGCAACTGCTGTATTCGACGGCGTTGGTCGCCGGCCGCCGGGCCCCCGAGCTGGAGGCGCGCTTGAGCGCGGACCAAGCCCTCCACCGCCTCCTAGATGGAACCGGTCTGGTGGCGCAGCGGGTCGGACCGCGCATGATCGTGCTGCGCCCGCCGAGCGCGGCCGAGCGCGGTCCGGCCGAGACCGCCGCCAATGCGGGTGCGATGGTCATGTCGCCGAGCGGCGGCGGGATGGCGGCCGCGCAGCCCGAACAAGGCCCAAGGACCACTCCGCAGAGCGCACAGGACGATGAACCGGCCCGCGACGACATCATCGTCACCGGCACGCATCTGCGCGGCGGCGCGGCGGGGTCGCCGCCGGTCGAGCGGCTGACCCGCGACGATCTCGACCGGCGTGGCTTCGCGACCGTCGCGCAAGCCTTGCAGGCGCTGCCGGGCAATTTCGGGGGGATGGCGAACGAGCAAAGCGCGCTCGCTTTCGCCGACACGAGCGGGAGCAATGGCGGGTTCGCGACCGGCGTCAACCTGCGTGGCCTGGGGGCGGGCGCGACGCTGGTGCTGGTCAACGGTCAGCGGCTCGGCGGGTCAGGCACCAAGGGCGCGTTCGCCGATGTCACGAGCATCCCGACCGGCGCGCTCGACCGGGTCGAGGTGCTGATGGACGGCGCATCGGCGATCTACGGGTCCGACGCGGTCGGCGGCGTGGTCAACATCCTGCTCAAGCGCCATTTCAAAGGCGCGGAAACGCGGGTGCGGTTCGGCAGCGTCACCCGCGGCGGCAAGCGCGACGTGCAGATCGACCAGACGCTCGGCAAGCAATGGAGCACGGGCGGCGTGATGCTGTCGTATGAATATGACCAGTCGGGGCGGCTGGCGAGCGCCGACCGCGCGTTCGCGCGCTCGACCGATTCGCGCAGCCTCGGCGGAACCGATCACCGCTATGTCTACAGCCTGCCCGGCAACGTGCTCGGCATCGATCCGGCGACGGGCGCGCTCGGCGTCGCCTATGCGATCCCGTCCGGTCAGGACGGCACCGCGTTGACCCGGGCGGACTTCGTGGCGGGCAAGACCAATCTCCAGAACGCGCGAATCGACACCGACCTGATCCCGCGCCAAGTCCGGCACAGCCTCTACGCGACGCTCGACCAGGATGTCGGCGCCGGGGTTCATGTCACCGCCGACGCGCGCTACGCGCACCGCGCGTTCGATGCGCGGCTGCCCGGATCGGCGGCGATCGTGCAGGTCACCGCCGCCAATCCCTATTTCGTGTCGCCGACCGGCGCGCGCTCCGACCTGATCGCCTATTCGCTCGCGCCGGAACTGGGACCGATCGACACGCACGGCTATGCCGAAGCGCTGGCGACGTCGCTCGGACTCGACGCCGATCTCGGAGCGGGCTGGAAGCTGCGCGGCTATGCGGCGTTCGCGCAGGAACGCGAGTTCAACGAATCGCGAAATCTGGTCAATACGGCGGCGCTCGCCGAAGCGACCGGCAGCATTCCCGACAACCCGGCAACGCCGTTCAGCACCGCGCGCGACGGCTTCTTCAACCCCTATGGCACGGGGCAATCCAATTCGGCGGCGATCCTCGACTTCGTCGGCGACGGCTATTCGCGCTCGCGCACGCGCAGCCAGGTGCTGACCGCGCATGTCGATGCCGATGGCTCGCTGTTTTCGGTACCCGGCGGTACGGTCAGGCTGGCGCTCGGTGGCGACGTGCGGCGCGAGACCTTCCGCCGTAGCGGCGAAAGCTTGCTGTCGACCGCGTTGCCGGTGGCGACCGCCAGTGTCGCTGCGTCGCGGCTGATCGAAGCCGGCTTTGTCGAAGCGCAGGTGCCGATCGTCGGCCCCGGCAACGCGATGCCGTTGCTCCGCCGGCTCGACGTGTCGCTGGCGGTGCGAGTCGAACAGTATGACGATTTCGGCACGACCACCAATCCCAAGGTCGGGGTAGCCTGGGTGCCGATCTCGGGGGTGACGCTGCGCTCGAGCTTCGGCACGTCGTTTCGCGCGCCCAACCTGCGCGAGTTGCGCGACCCCGAGCAATATTCGGTCACCACGCTGACGCGTGGAGGCGCGAGCGTGCCAGTGATCCAGCTGTCGGGCGGCAATCCCGGCCTCAGGCCGGAAAAGGCGCAAAGCTGGACCGCCGGATTCGATATCGATCCGGCGGCAATTCCGCATTTCCACCTCAATGCGACGTGGTTCAGTACGGTGTTCAAACAGCGCGTGGCGACGCCGGCGAGCGCGAACTTCGCCAATGCGCTGAGCGATCCGACGCTGGCGCCGTTCGTGCAACTGGTCTCGCCGAACAGCAGCGCGGCCGATCTCGCCCGCGTGACCGGGCTGCTCGGCGACCCGGCATTCACCGGCGGCAACAGCTTCCCGCCAGCGAGCATCGCCGCGATCGTCGACACGCGCTACGTCAATACCGGCAAGGTCGAGGTGAGCGGGATCGACCTCACCGCGAGCTATACGCTTCCGATCGGCGCCAACCAGGTCACGCTGTCGGGCAACGGCTCCTACCTGCTCCACTACCGCGAACAGGTGACGCCGACCGCGACTTCAGTCGACCGGATCAACCGGGTCGGCCAGCCGGTCGACCTGCGTGGCCGCCTGAGCGTCGGCTGGAGCCGGGGGCCGCTCAATGCGCTGCTTGGGCTGAACTATGTCGCGCCCTACCATGATCTGCTCGGCAACCCGATCCACGCCTGGAAGACGCTCGATCTGCAATTGGGATATCGCGCGCCCGAGGATAGCGGCGCGCTCGAGGGACTGGCGATCGCACTGTCCGCGCAGAACCTGCTCGAGCAGGCACCGCCGTTCTACGATTCGCCGGTCGGAGTGGGGTATGACGCCGCCAACGCCGATGCGCTCGGGCGTTACCTGGCGATCCAACTCACCAAGCGTTGGTAA
- a CDS encoding asparagine synthase C-terminal domain-containing protein → MTGFVALRWPAGTPAPDRTAHVLRQRALDLGWHCLIDQPGWTVMTDPRSGDACTHRMLDDRTIVVGALFDRAATEQGDVAAGVVAANAGDFASMCEQLTTRCWGAYVALAIDRDDPSRLDMFRDPIGMTECVSWRCGALRAVTSAPERFLALAAPADLAIDWPRVAGLLRFPGSVADALPFTGVETLEPGVRLELAGRTRHATRHWAPARFARASALSPPVSGTSPLPALVDACVRAWRSCSNVAIAELSGGLDSAIVAAGLARSDHPVAGWFHYYASDREGDERVYARAVAAHLDLPLHETLQDQRLIDAALMADVPVTLRPNVASISFFHDRDLAARGRALGADTLLTGQGGDALFFQPASPLIAADLWRDRRSWSARCAAITDLAAWSGRPIWSVLGTALRARVAPAPIATPAYRVDLVANAMPREAHPLRWLDDTADLAPAKQLQILNLAAARAAFGGSWCASTMTVLHPLMSQPLLEHVLPLSALDLTQGKRDRAMIRAAYRTRLPPILLERRGKGCLTPFFGRMLAASTPFLRDYLLGGVLVQHQVLDPASTAAVLDPDHLMQTNSYTEIFVALLMEHWARAWCDRLAAIQAEPS, encoded by the coding sequence ATGACCGGCTTCGTCGCTTTGCGCTGGCCGGCCGGCACGCCCGCCCCCGACCGCACCGCACACGTGCTTCGCCAGCGCGCGCTTGATCTGGGCTGGCATTGCCTCATCGACCAGCCCGGCTGGACGGTGATGACCGATCCCCGTTCGGGGGATGCTTGTACGCACCGAATGCTCGATGATCGCACCATCGTGGTCGGCGCGCTGTTCGATCGGGCGGCGACCGAGCAAGGCGACGTTGCCGCAGGTGTCGTCGCGGCTAACGCCGGGGATTTCGCGAGCATGTGCGAGCAACTCACGACGCGCTGCTGGGGCGCCTATGTCGCGCTCGCGATCGACAGGGATGACCCATCGCGTCTCGACATGTTCCGCGACCCCATCGGGATGACCGAGTGCGTCTCGTGGCGCTGCGGTGCGCTCCGGGCCGTCACCTCCGCGCCCGAGCGCTTCCTTGCCTTGGCCGCGCCGGCCGACCTCGCAATCGATTGGCCGAGGGTCGCTGGTCTGCTGCGCTTTCCAGGCTCAGTTGCCGATGCGCTCCCGTTCACCGGGGTGGAGACGCTTGAGCCGGGTGTCCGACTGGAACTGGCCGGACGGACGCGACACGCGACCCGGCACTGGGCGCCTGCGCGTTTCGCGCGCGCGTCCGCGCTATCACCGCCGGTATCCGGCACATCGCCGCTGCCCGCGCTGGTCGATGCCTGTGTCCGCGCCTGGCGTTCCTGCTCGAATGTCGCGATCGCCGAACTCTCAGGTGGGCTCGACTCGGCGATCGTCGCCGCCGGCCTCGCCCGCTCGGACCACCCCGTCGCTGGCTGGTTCCATTATTATGCCAGCGACCGCGAAGGCGACGAACGCGTCTATGCACGCGCCGTCGCCGCACACCTCGATCTGCCGCTCCACGAAACCCTGCAGGACCAGCGGCTGATCGACGCCGCGCTGATGGCCGACGTGCCGGTGACGCTGCGCCCCAATGTCGCCAGCATCAGCTTCTTCCACGACCGCGATCTCGCCGCGCGCGGTCGCGCGCTCGGCGCCGATACCTTGCTGACCGGCCAGGGCGGCGATGCGCTGTTCTTTCAGCCGGCAAGTCCCTTGATCGCCGCCGATCTCTGGCGTGATCGTCGCTCGTGGTCCGCCCGGTGCGCGGCGATCACCGATCTCGCCGCCTGGAGCGGACGACCGATCTGGTCGGTGCTCGGCACCGCGCTACGCGCGCGTGTGGCGCCCGCCCCGATCGCCACGCCCGCGTACCGTGTCGATCTCGTCGCGAACGCCATGCCGCGCGAGGCGCATCCGTTACGTTGGCTCGACGACACCGCCGACCTCGCGCCCGCCAAGCAACTGCAGATCCTCAACCTCGCAGCGGCGCGCGCCGCGTTCGGCGGATCGTGGTGCGCATCGACGATGACGGTGCTGCATCCGTTGATGTCGCAGCCGCTGCTCGAGCACGTCCTGCCGCTCTCCGCACTCGACCTCACCCAAGGCAAGCGCGACCGCGCGATGATCCGTGCGGCGTACCGGACCCGGCTGCCGCCGATCCTGCTCGAACGCCGCGGCAAGGGCTGCCTCACCCCCTTTTTCGGGCGCATGCTCGCCGCCAGCACGCCGTTCCTGCGCGACTATCTGCTCGGCGGCGTGCTCGTCCAGCATCAGGTGCTCGATCCGGCCAGCACGGCGGCGGTGCTCGATCCCGACCATCTGATGCAGACCAACAGCTATACCGAGATCTTCGTGGCACTGCTGATGGAACATTGGGCACGCGCGTGGTGCGATCGGCTCGCCGCGATCCAGGCCGAGCCGAGCTGA